In Streptomyces sp. NBC_01707, a genomic segment contains:
- a CDS encoding helix-turn-helix domain-containing protein, which yields MRDDELLTVGEVMARLKVGRSTVYDLIRTRRLPSVAIGRCRRIPARALRDFIAGQMERAA from the coding sequence ATGCGTGACGACGAGCTGCTCACCGTAGGTGAGGTCATGGCGCGTCTGAAGGTCGGCCGGTCGACGGTCTACGACCTGATCCGCACTCGACGTCTGCCCTCTGTCGCCATCGGGCGGTGCCGGCGTATCCCCGCCAGGGCTCTTCGAGACTTCATCGCCGGGCAGATGGAGCGTGCTGCCTGA
- a CDS encoding metallophosphoesterase codes for MRARYGVPLKVTAVGAAVGAAGLVYAAGFEARSFRLRRVTIPVLPHGARPLRVLQVSDIHMVSGQRKKRGWLHSLAGLRPDFVVNTGDNLSDPKAVPELLDALGPLMEFPGVYVFGSNDYYGPKLRNPALYLLEKTRGKHGLNGNAPAVGVVHNPWEPMRDAFDEAGWLGLSNTRGRLKVDGLEIAFTGLDDPHIKRDRYAEVAGGPETGADLSIGVVHAPYLRSLDAFTADGYPLILAGHTHGGQLCIPFYGALVTNCDLDTDRVKGLSGHTVGDRRAYLHVSAGCGTNRYTPVRFACPPEATLLTLTPRD; via the coding sequence ATGCGCGCACGCTACGGAGTACCCCTGAAAGTCACGGCAGTCGGCGCAGCGGTCGGCGCCGCCGGTCTCGTCTACGCGGCAGGTTTCGAGGCCCGATCGTTCCGGCTCCGCCGCGTCACGATCCCCGTACTCCCGCACGGGGCACGTCCGTTGCGCGTACTGCAGGTCTCCGACATCCACATGGTGAGCGGCCAGCGCAAGAAGCGCGGCTGGCTGCACTCGCTGGCCGGCCTGCGCCCCGACTTCGTCGTGAACACCGGCGACAACCTCTCGGACCCGAAGGCCGTGCCGGAGCTGCTGGACGCACTCGGCCCGCTGATGGAGTTCCCGGGTGTGTACGTCTTCGGCTCCAACGACTACTACGGCCCCAAGCTCCGCAACCCGGCCCTCTATCTCCTCGAGAAGACCCGGGGGAAGCACGGTCTCAACGGGAACGCCCCCGCGGTCGGCGTCGTGCACAACCCGTGGGAACCGATGCGCGACGCGTTCGACGAGGCGGGCTGGCTGGGACTGAGCAACACCCGGGGCCGCCTCAAGGTCGACGGCCTGGAGATCGCCTTCACCGGCCTCGACGACCCGCACATCAAGCGGGACAGGTACGCGGAGGTCGCGGGCGGACCGGAGACGGGCGCCGACCTCTCGATCGGTGTGGTGCACGCCCCGTACCTGCGCTCCCTCGACGCCTTCACCGCCGATGGCTACCCCCTGATCCTGGCGGGCCACACGCACGGCGGCCAGCTCTGCATCCCCTTCTACGGGGCCCTGGTCACCAACTGCGACCTGGACACGGACCGGGTCAAGGGCCTCTCCGGCCACACGGTCGGCGACCGCCGCGCCTACCTCCACGTCTCGGCAGGCTGCGGCACCAACCGCTACACCCCGGTCCGCTTCGCCTGCCCGCCCGAGGCGACCCTGCTGACGCTGACACCACGCGACTGA
- a CDS encoding GatB/YqeY domain-containing protein has product MTTLKSKLKEDLTTAMKARDELTSSTLRLTLTAITKEEVSGKTARELSDDEVQKVIAREAKKRREAAEAFAQGGRTEQAERERAEGELLDGYLPKQLSDDELGAIVAAAVDEAKAAGAEGPRAMGAVMKIVNPKVAGLADGGRVAAAVKKLLAG; this is encoded by the coding sequence ATGACCACGCTCAAGTCCAAGCTCAAGGAAGACCTCACGACGGCCATGAAGGCGCGTGACGAGCTGACCTCGTCCACGCTCCGGCTGACCCTCACCGCGATCACGAAGGAGGAGGTCAGCGGCAAGACGGCGCGCGAGCTCTCCGACGACGAGGTGCAGAAGGTGATCGCCAGGGAGGCGAAGAAGCGCCGCGAGGCGGCCGAGGCCTTCGCCCAGGGCGGCCGGACGGAGCAGGCCGAACGCGAGCGGGCGGAGGGCGAGCTGCTCGACGGCTACCTGCCGAAGCAGCTGAGCGACGACGAGCTGGGTGCGATCGTGGCGGCGGCCGTCGACGAGGCGAAGGCCGCCGGCGCCGAGGGGCCGCGGGCCATGGGCGCCGTCATGAAGATCGTGAACCCGAAGGTCGCGGGGCTCGCCGACGGCGGCCGGGTGGCGGCCGCGGTGAAGAAGCTCCTCGCGGGCTGA
- a CDS encoding transglycosylase domain-containing protein, giving the protein MPKNRSGGGLTATQQAAKFLGVAALSGVVLAGIALPAAGALGLAAKGTVEGFDEIPANLKTPPLSQRTTILDSKGGAIATVYSRDRTVVPLKDISPYMQKAIVAIEDARFYKHGAVDLKGILRAMNRNVQSGGTAQGASTLTQQYVKNVFVEEAGDDPDKVAQATQQTIGRKVQELKYAIQVEEELGKKKILENYLNITFFGQQAYGIEAASHRYFSKSAKDLKLEEAALLAGLVQSPSRYDPVNDTEEATKRRNTVLQRMADVGDISQATAKKAQSTPIKLNVSKPKNGCITAVSGAGFFCDYVRQVFLTDPAFGKTKEDRAKIWNRGGLTVRTTLDPQAQQGVQDSIKSHVYKTDKVATAVTLVQPGTGKIMGMGQSKPYGLGQNETQYNYSVNKDMGGSNFGFPTGSTFKPFLAAAAIEGGTPATQMYSAPYEMDYPDTVQTCGKPWVNNSVPRYHLENESESEEGPYALKDAMAMSVNTYFVQMLQDIGMCPVSHMTDKLGVVQGDGTKLPQNPSALTLGSNGLSPLTMASAYAAFANRGTYCTPIAIESVKTAAGDSLPVPKSTCTQAMSETTADTINTLLRGVVDSGTGREAGLQNRDNAGKTGTTDARKNAWFVGYTPNMSGAVWVGSPSQSVEMEQITIGGVYRAQVYGGEVPGPIWRDAMTNALDGQPAPPFTTVDIPDPRDEEDEDEDWGGDRRRGRHDNRDDGKNKPGDTSPFPGITITPGATGGNDGTPRGQTNGGQTGP; this is encoded by the coding sequence ATGCCAAAGAACCGCTCGGGCGGGGGTCTCACCGCGACCCAGCAGGCCGCCAAGTTTCTCGGTGTCGCCGCACTCTCCGGAGTCGTGCTCGCGGGCATCGCACTGCCGGCCGCCGGGGCTCTGGGGCTCGCCGCCAAGGGGACGGTCGAGGGATTCGACGAGATCCCGGCCAATCTCAAGACGCCGCCGCTGAGCCAGCGCACCACGATCCTGGACAGCAAGGGCGGCGCGATCGCCACGGTCTACTCGCGCGACCGCACCGTCGTCCCTCTGAAGGACATCTCCCCGTACATGCAGAAGGCGATCGTCGCGATCGAGGACGCGCGCTTCTACAAGCACGGGGCGGTCGACCTCAAGGGCATCCTGCGCGCGATGAACCGCAACGTGCAGTCGGGCGGGACCGCGCAGGGCGCGTCGACCCTCACCCAGCAGTACGTGAAGAACGTCTTCGTCGAGGAGGCGGGCGACGACCCGGACAAGGTCGCGCAGGCCACCCAGCAGACGATCGGCCGCAAGGTCCAGGAGCTGAAGTACGCGATCCAGGTCGAGGAAGAGCTCGGCAAGAAGAAGATCCTGGAGAACTACCTCAACATCACCTTCTTCGGACAGCAGGCGTACGGCATCGAGGCCGCCTCCCACCGGTACTTCTCCAAGTCGGCGAAGGACCTGAAGCTGGAGGAGGCCGCACTGCTGGCCGGCCTCGTGCAGTCACCGAGCCGCTACGACCCGGTCAACGACACGGAGGAGGCGACCAAGCGTCGCAACACCGTGCTCCAGCGCATGGCGGATGTCGGGGACATCTCGCAGGCCACGGCGAAGAAGGCGCAGTCGACGCCGATCAAGCTGAACGTCAGCAAGCCGAAGAACGGCTGCATCACCGCCGTCAGCGGGGCCGGCTTCTTCTGTGACTACGTGCGCCAGGTCTTCCTCACCGACCCGGCCTTCGGCAAGACCAAGGAGGACCGCGCCAAGATCTGGAACCGGGGCGGCCTCACGGTCCGCACCACGCTCGACCCGCAGGCCCAGCAGGGCGTGCAGGACTCGATCAAGAGTCACGTCTACAAGACGGACAAGGTCGCCACCGCCGTGACCCTGGTCCAGCCGGGCACCGGCAAGATCATGGGCATGGGCCAGTCCAAGCCGTACGGCCTCGGGCAGAACGAGACCCAGTACAACTACTCGGTCAACAAGGACATGGGCGGCTCGAACTTCGGCTTCCCGACCGGGTCGACGTTCAAGCCGTTCCTCGCCGCCGCGGCCATAGAGGGCGGCACACCGGCTACGCAGATGTACTCGGCGCCGTACGAGATGGACTACCCGGACACCGTCCAGACCTGCGGCAAGCCGTGGGTCAACAACAGCGTGCCGAGGTATCACCTGGAGAACGAGAGCGAGTCGGAGGAGGGGCCGTACGCGCTGAAGGACGCGATGGCGATGTCGGTCAACACCTACTTCGTCCAGATGCTCCAGGACATCGGCATGTGCCCGGTCTCGCACATGACCGACAAGCTGGGTGTGGTGCAGGGCGACGGCACCAAGCTGCCGCAGAACCCGTCCGCGCTCACCCTCGGCTCCAACGGTCTCTCGCCGCTGACGATGGCCAGCGCGTACGCCGCGTTCGCCAACCGCGGCACGTACTGCACGCCGATCGCGATCGAGTCGGTGAAGACGGCGGCCGGCGACTCCCTCCCCGTGCCGAAGTCCACCTGTACACAGGCGATGTCGGAGACGACGGCCGACACCATCAACACCCTGCTGCGCGGCGTGGTCGACTCCGGTACGGGCCGGGAGGCCGGTCTCCAGAACCGCGACAACGCGGGCAAGACGGGTACGACCGATGCCCGCAAGAACGCCTGGTTCGTCGGCTACACGCCGAACATGTCCGGTGCGGTCTGGGTCGGCAGCCCGTCCCAGAGCGTCGAGATGGAGCAGATCACCATCGGCGGCGTGTACCGGGCCCAGGTGTACGGCGGTGAGGTCCCCGGACCGATCTGGCGGGACGCCATGACGAACGCCCTCGACGGCCAGCCTGCACCGCCCTTCACCACCGTCGACATCCCGGACCCCCGGGATGAGGAGGACGAGGACGAGGACTGGGGCGGAGACAGGCGCAGGGGCCGGCACGACAACCGCGACGACGGCAAGAACAAGCCCGGCGACACCAGCCCGTTCCCCGGCATCACCATCACGCCGGGCGCGACCGGCGGAAACGACGGGACCCCCCGCGGCCAGACCAACGGCGGCCAGACCGGCCCCTGA
- a CDS encoding WhiB family transcriptional regulator — translation MGWVTDWSAQAACRTTDPDELFVQGAAQNRAKAVCTGCPVRTECLADALDNRVEFGVWGGMTERERRALLRRRPTVTSWRRLLETARSEYERSTGILPVAIGLDDDELHETYAAVG, via the coding sequence ATGGGCTGGGTAACCGACTGGAGTGCGCAGGCAGCCTGCCGCACTACCGATCCGGATGAACTGTTCGTACAAGGGGCAGCGCAGAACAGGGCCAAGGCGGTGTGCACCGGATGCCCGGTGCGGACCGAATGCCTGGCCGATGCGCTGGACAATCGCGTCGAGTTCGGCGTGTGGGGCGGAATGACCGAGCGGGAGCGTCGCGCACTGTTGCGCAGACGGCCGACCGTCACGTCCTGGCGCCGGCTGCTGGAGACCGCTCGCAGTGAGTACGAGCGGTCCACGGGCATCCTGCCGGTGGCCATCGGTCTGGATGACGACGAACTGCACGAGACATACGCCGCCGTGGGGTAG
- a CDS encoding ArsA-related P-loop ATPase → MTASTKKGAAEGTDAGTAAAPVPDVPALDADALLDDQDIRIVVCCGSGGVGKTTTAAALGVRAAERGRKVVVLTIDPARRLAQSMGIDSLDNIPRRVPGIDGEGAGELHAMMLDMKRTFDEIVEAHADGDRARAILENPFYQSLSAGFAGTQEYMAMEKLGQLRARNEWDLIIVDTPPSRSALDFLDAPKRLGSFLDGKFIKLLMAPAKMGGRAGMKFLNVGMSMMTGTLGKLLGGQFLRDVQTFVAAMDTMFGGFRTRADATYKLLQAPGTAFLVVATPERDALREAAYFVERLAAEEMPLAGLVLNRVHGSGAARLSAERALAAAENLDDIGIVDQAAGKAGLRDPDGSAVTSPEDPESPLSPARSAQTEDPEHEPASEPEPEAEAVSVEQLTAGLLRLHAERMQVVAREQRTRDRFTALHPEVAVTEVAALPGDVHDLAGLRAIGDRLATGSAPAGAA, encoded by the coding sequence ATGACAGCGAGTACGAAGAAGGGTGCGGCCGAGGGAACGGACGCCGGCACAGCCGCCGCGCCCGTTCCGGACGTCCCCGCCCTGGACGCCGACGCGCTGCTCGACGACCAGGACATCCGCATCGTCGTGTGCTGCGGTTCGGGCGGAGTCGGCAAGACCACGACCGCGGCGGCGCTCGGCGTACGGGCGGCCGAGCGCGGCCGGAAGGTCGTCGTCCTCACCATCGACCCGGCCCGCAGGCTCGCGCAGTCCATGGGCATCGACTCGCTGGACAACATCCCCCGCCGGGTGCCGGGCATCGACGGCGAGGGCGCCGGGGAACTGCACGCCATGATGCTCGACATGAAGCGGACCTTCGACGAGATCGTCGAGGCGCACGCGGACGGCGACCGGGCCCGCGCGATCCTGGAGAACCCCTTCTACCAGTCCCTGTCGGCCGGCTTCGCGGGCACGCAGGAGTACATGGCGATGGAGAAGCTCGGGCAGCTGAGGGCACGCAACGAGTGGGACCTGATCATCGTCGACACTCCGCCGTCGCGTTCCGCACTGGACTTCCTGGACGCGCCGAAACGTCTCGGCTCGTTCCTGGACGGGAAGTTCATCAAGCTGCTGATGGCTCCGGCGAAGATGGGCGGCCGGGCCGGGATGAAGTTCCTCAACGTCGGCATGTCGATGATGACCGGGACCCTCGGCAAGCTGCTGGGCGGTCAATTCCTGCGTGACGTACAGACGTTCGTCGCGGCGATGGACACCATGTTCGGCGGCTTCCGGACCCGGGCCGATGCCACGTACAAGCTGCTGCAGGCCCCCGGCACGGCGTTCCTCGTCGTCGCGACACCGGAGCGCGACGCGTTGCGCGAGGCCGCGTACTTCGTGGAGCGGCTGGCCGCGGAGGAGATGCCGCTGGCCGGTCTGGTCCTCAACCGGGTCCATGGCAGCGGCGCCGCCCGGCTCTCCGCCGAGCGCGCCCTCGCGGCCGCAGAAAATCTTGATGACATCGGCATTGTGGATCAGGCGGCCGGGAAGGCTGGACTTCGTGACCCGGACGGCTCGGCAGTCACCTCTCCCGAAGATCCCGAGTCGCCGCTCTCCCCCGCCCGTTCCGCGCAGACCGAAGACCCTGAGCACGAACCCGCGTCCGAACCCGAACCCGAGGCTGAAGCCGTCTCCGTGGAGCAGCTGACCGCTGGTCTGCTGCGACTGCATGCTGAGCGCATGCAGGTCGTCGCACGCGAGCAGCGCACCCGCGACCGCTTCACCGCACTGCACCCCGAGGTCGCCGTGACCGAAGTCGCCGCGCTGCCTGGTGATGTCCATGACCTCGCAGGGCTGCGGGCCATCGGTGATCGGCTCGCGACCGGTTCTGCTCCGGCCGGAGCTGCGTGA
- a CDS encoding ArsA-related P-loop ATPase has translation MSRFQVVSGKGGTGKTTVAAALALALATEGKRTLLVEVEGRQGIAQLFEAESLPYEERKIAVAPGGGEVYALAIDAERALLDYLQMFYKLGSAGRALKKLGAIDFATTIAPGVRDVLLTGKACEAVRRKDKQGRYSYDYVIMDAPPTGRITRFLNVNDEVAGLARIGPIHNQAQAVMRVLKSPETAVHLVTLLEEMPVQETADGIAELRAAELPVGRVIVNMVRPHLLDEDALRTASGGRRREIAKTLTRAGVTGSAALVRPLVEQAAEHAQRVELEREQRAVLAGLELPTNELPLIGEGVDLPGLYDLAVELRKQGVGEGAGQGVGS, from the coding sequence GTGAGCAGGTTCCAGGTCGTCAGCGGCAAGGGTGGTACCGGTAAGACCACGGTCGCCGCCGCACTCGCGCTCGCCCTCGCGACCGAGGGCAAGCGGACCCTCCTCGTCGAGGTCGAGGGCAGGCAGGGCATCGCCCAGCTCTTCGAGGCGGAGTCCCTTCCGTACGAGGAGCGCAAGATCGCCGTCGCGCCGGGCGGCGGCGAGGTGTACGCCCTCGCGATCGACGCGGAGCGCGCGCTCCTCGACTACCTCCAGATGTTCTACAAACTCGGCAGCGCCGGGCGGGCGCTCAAGAAGCTCGGCGCGATCGACTTCGCCACCACCATCGCGCCCGGTGTGCGGGACGTGCTGCTGACCGGCAAGGCCTGCGAAGCCGTACGGCGCAAGGACAAGCAAGGCCGGTACAGCTACGACTACGTGATCATGGATGCGCCGCCGACCGGCCGCATCACGCGCTTCCTCAACGTGAACGACGAGGTGGCGGGGCTGGCCCGGATCGGTCCGATACACAATCAGGCGCAGGCTGTGATGCGGGTGCTGAAGTCTCCCGAGACGGCGGTCCATCTGGTGACGCTGCTGGAGGAGATGCCGGTCCAGGAGACCGCGGACGGCATCGCGGAGCTGCGGGCGGCCGAACTGCCGGTGGGCAGAGTCATCGTGAACATGGTGCGACCGCATCTGCTGGACGAGGACGCACTGCGTACCGCTTCGGGCGGCCGCCGCAGGGAGATCGCGAAGACGCTCACCCGGGCCGGTGTGACCGGTTCCGCGGCGCTCGTGAGGCCGTTGGTCGAGCAGGCCGCCGAGCATGCCCAACGGGTGGAGCTGGAGCGCGAACAACGCGCGGTGCTCGCGGGTCTCGAGCTGCCGACGAACGAACTCCCGCTGATCGGGGAGGGCGTGGACCTGCCCGGGCTGTACGACCTGGCGGTCGAACTCCGCAAACAGGGCGTGGGCGAAGGGGCGGGGCAAGGGGTGGGTTCATGA
- a CDS encoding DUF4177 domain-containing protein, whose product MTKWEYATVPLLVHATKQILDTWGEDGWELVQVVPGPNNPEQLVAYLKREKA is encoded by the coding sequence ATGACCAAGTGGGAATACGCGACCGTGCCCCTTCTCGTGCACGCGACCAAGCAGATTCTGGACACCTGGGGCGAGGACGGCTGGGAGCTGGTCCAGGTCGTTCCCGGCCCGAACAACCCCGAGCAGCTCGTGGCGTACCTGAAGCGGGAGAAGGCGTAG
- a CDS encoding RidA family protein, with amino-acid sequence MASAVEAKLAELGLTLPDVVPPLASYQPAVQSGVYVYTSGQLPMVDGKLSVTGKVGAEVTPDEAKELAKTCALNALAAVKSVAGDLDRIKRVVKVVGFVASAADFTGQPAVINGASELLGAVLGDKGVHARSAVGVAVLPLDAPVEVEVQVELTGA; translated from the coding sequence GTGGCGAGTGCAGTCGAGGCGAAGCTCGCCGAACTCGGACTGACTCTGCCGGACGTCGTACCGCCGCTCGCCTCGTACCAGCCGGCCGTCCAGTCCGGGGTGTACGTGTACACATCGGGCCAGCTGCCCATGGTGGACGGCAAGCTTTCGGTCACCGGCAAGGTCGGTGCGGAGGTCACGCCGGACGAGGCCAAGGAGCTGGCGAAGACCTGCGCGCTCAACGCGCTGGCCGCCGTGAAGTCGGTCGCCGGAGACCTGGACCGGATCAAGCGGGTCGTGAAGGTCGTGGGCTTCGTCGCCTCCGCCGCCGACTTCACCGGGCAGCCCGCCGTGATCAACGGTGCGAGTGAACTGCTGGGCGCGGTGCTCGGCGACAAGGGCGTGCACGCGCGCAGCGCGGTGGGCGTCGCGGTGCTGCCGCTGGACGCACCGGTCGAGGTCGAGGTCCAGGTCGAGCTGACCGGAGCCTGA
- a CDS encoding NUDIX hydrolase — MSNGQWYPPEWPDRIRALAAGELTAVAPRRAATVMLLRDPADTGGRPEVHMLRRRTSMAFAGGAYAYPGGGVDPRDDDRLVEWAGPALESWAERLGAGTAAEAQAIVCAAVRETYEEAGVLLAGPTADTVVSDTTGADWEADREALVARELSFAEFLDRRGLVLRSDLLGAWARWITPEFEPRRYDTWFFVAALPEGQRTRNASTEADRTVWIAAGDAADGYDRGDLLMMPPTVSTLRQLRPYGTAAEALKAASSQDLTPVLAQARLDGDELVLSWPGHDEFTKHIPTGSAGGEAV, encoded by the coding sequence ATGTCCAATGGTCAGTGGTACCCACCGGAATGGCCCGATCGGATCCGGGCGCTCGCCGCGGGCGAGCTGACGGCCGTGGCTCCCCGGCGGGCCGCCACCGTGATGCTGCTCCGGGACCCCGCTGACACCGGCGGGCGGCCCGAGGTCCACATGTTGCGTCGCCGCACCTCCATGGCCTTTGCCGGCGGCGCGTACGCCTATCCGGGGGGCGGGGTCGACCCGCGCGACGACGACCGCCTCGTCGAGTGGGCCGGACCCGCGCTGGAGAGCTGGGCCGAGCGGCTCGGTGCCGGCACGGCGGCCGAGGCGCAGGCCATCGTCTGTGCGGCCGTTCGCGAGACGTACGAGGAGGCAGGCGTCCTCCTCGCCGGGCCGACCGCCGACACGGTCGTCAGCGACACCACGGGCGCCGACTGGGAGGCCGACCGCGAGGCCCTGGTCGCCCGCGAGCTGTCCTTCGCCGAGTTCCTGGACCGGCGGGGTCTGGTGCTGCGGTCCGATCTGCTCGGGGCGTGGGCGCGCTGGATCACGCCCGAGTTCGAGCCGCGCCGCTACGACACCTGGTTCTTCGTCGCCGCGCTCCCCGAGGGCCAGCGCACCCGCAACGCGTCCACCGAGGCCGACCGCACGGTGTGGATCGCCGCCGGGGACGCCGCCGACGGGTACGACCGGGGCGACCTGCTGATGATGCCGCCGACCGTGTCGACGTTGCGTCAGCTGCGGCCGTACGGGACCGCCGCCGAGGCCCTGAAGGCCGCGTCGTCCCAGGACCTCACCCCCGTACTCGCACAGGCCCGGCTCGACGGCGACGAGTTGGTGCTGAGCTGGCCCGGGCACGACGAGTTCACCAAGCACATCCCGACCGGCAGCGCGGGCGGTGAAGCCGTATGA
- a CDS encoding MBL fold metallo-hydrolase — protein MSEAAALPGQPRGGVLSGPATTRTVNVLAPNASAMTLDGTNTWIVAEPDSDLAVVIDPGPLDDGHLRAVIDSAERAGRRIALTLLTHGHPDHAEGAARFAELTRTKVRALDPALRLGDEGLSTGDVITVGGLEMYVVPTPGHTADSLSFHLPADRAVLTGDTILGRGTTVVAHPDGRLGDYLDSLRRLRSLTVDDGVHTVLPGHGPVLDDAQGAVEFYLAHRAHRLAQVETAVEAGHRTAPEVVAQVYADVDRTLWPAAELSVLAQLEYLGEHGLI, from the coding sequence ATGAGCGAGGCAGCAGCCCTTCCGGGACAGCCGCGCGGCGGCGTCCTGTCCGGCCCCGCCACCACCCGTACCGTCAACGTCCTCGCGCCCAACGCCTCGGCGATGACGCTCGACGGAACCAACACCTGGATCGTCGCCGAACCCGACTCCGACCTCGCTGTCGTCATCGATCCGGGACCGCTCGACGACGGCCATCTGCGGGCCGTCATCGACTCGGCCGAGCGCGCGGGCCGGCGGATCGCGCTCACCCTGCTCACCCACGGACACCCCGACCACGCCGAGGGCGCGGCGCGCTTCGCCGAGCTGACACGCACGAAGGTGCGCGCCCTGGACCCGGCGCTGCGTCTCGGCGACGAGGGACTGTCCACCGGAGACGTGATCACGGTCGGCGGCCTGGAGATGTACGTCGTGCCGACCCCCGGGCACACCGCGGACTCGCTCTCCTTCCATCTGCCCGCCGACCGGGCGGTGCTGACGGGGGACACCATCCTCGGGCGGGGCACGACGGTCGTCGCGCATCCGGACGGGCGGCTCGGCGACTACCTCGACTCGCTGCGGCGACTGCGCTCGCTGACCGTCGACGACGGGGTGCACACGGTGCTGCCGGGACACGGACCGGTGCTGGACGACGCTCAGGGCGCGGTCGAGTTCTACCTGGCGCACCGCGCGCACCGGCTGGCGCAGGTGGAGACGGCGGTGGAGGCGGGGCACCGTACGGCGCCCGAGGTGGTGGCGCAGGTCTACGCGGACGTGGACCGGACGCTGTGGCCGGCGGCGGAGCTCTCGGTGCTGGCTCAGCTGGAGTACCTGGGCGAGCACGGGCTGATCTGA
- a CDS encoding Crp/Fnr family transcriptional regulator, with protein sequence MDDVLRRAPLFAALDDEQAAELRASMSEVTLARGDALFHEGDQGDRLYVVTEGKVKLHRTSPDGRENMLAVLGPGELIGELSLFDPGPRTATATALTEVKLLGLGHGDLQPWLNARPEVATALLRAVARRLRKTNDQMSDLVFSDVPGRVARALLDLSRRFGVQSEEGIHVVHDLTQEELAQLVGASRETVNKALADFAGRGWLRLEARAVILLDVERLAKRSR encoded by the coding sequence GTGGACGACGTTCTGCGGCGCGCCCCGCTTTTCGCGGCGCTCGATGATGAGCAGGCCGCGGAGCTCCGCGCCTCGATGAGTGAGGTGACCCTCGCACGCGGCGACGCTCTCTTCCACGAGGGCGACCAGGGTGACCGGCTGTATGTGGTCACCGAGGGCAAGGTGAAGCTCCACCGCACGTCCCCCGACGGACGCGAGAACATGCTCGCGGTCCTCGGCCCCGGCGAGCTGATCGGTGAGCTGTCGCTCTTCGACCCGGGCCCTCGCACCGCCACCGCCACCGCGCTCACCGAGGTCAAGCTCCTCGGCCTCGGCCACGGCGACCTGCAGCCCTGGCTGAACGCCCGTCCCGAGGTGGCCACGGCCCTGCTGCGCGCGGTCGCCCGCCGACTGCGCAAGACCAACGACCAGATGTCCGACCTGGTCTTCTCCGACGTGCCGGGCCGTGTCGCCCGTGCCCTCCTCGACCTGTCGCGCCGGTTCGGCGTCCAGTCGGAGGAAGGCATCCACGTCGTCCACGACCTGACCCAGGAAGAGCTGGCCCAGCTGGTCGGCGCCTCCCGCGAGACGGTCAACAAGGCGCTCGCCGACTTCGCGGGCCGCGGCTGGCTGCGCCTGGAGGCGCGTGCCGTGATCCTGCTGGACGTGGAGCGCCTCGCGAAGCGCTCGCGCTAG
- the nth gene encoding endonuclease III yields MKQGEPAKSAKSGKPAKAAAAAKAGKPAAAAKPGKPESHLAMVRRARRINRELAEIYPYAHPELDFRNPFELLVATVLSAQTTDLRVNQTTPALFAAYPTPEDMAAAVPEELEELIRPTGFFRAKARSLIGLSASIRDNFGGEVPGRLADLVTLPGVGRKTANVVLGNAFGVPGITVDTHFGRLVRRWKWTEQEDPEKVEAEIAAIFPKSEWTMLSHRVVFHGRRICHARKPACGACPIAPLCPSYGEGETDPEKARKLLKYEMGGQPGQRLSPPPDYPGRPAPPLGAG; encoded by the coding sequence GTGAAACAGGGGGAGCCGGCGAAGTCGGCCAAGTCGGGGAAGCCCGCGAAGGCAGCCGCGGCGGCGAAGGCCGGCAAGCCGGCCGCCGCGGCGAAGCCCGGGAAGCCTGAATCCCACCTCGCGATGGTTCGCCGGGCCCGCCGGATCAACCGCGAGCTCGCCGAGATCTACCCGTACGCCCACCCGGAGCTGGACTTCAGGAACCCGTTCGAGCTCCTCGTCGCCACGGTTCTGTCCGCCCAGACCACCGACCTGAGGGTCAACCAGACCACCCCTGCGCTGTTCGCCGCCTATCCCACCCCCGAGGACATGGCGGCGGCCGTCCCGGAGGAACTGGAGGAGCTCATCCGGCCGACCGGTTTCTTCCGGGCCAAGGCCAGGTCGCTGATAGGCCTCTCCGCGTCGATCAGGGACAACTTCGGCGGCGAGGTACCGGGCCGGCTGGCGGATCTCGTCACGCTGCCCGGCGTGGGCCGCAAGACCGCCAACGTCGTCCTCGGCAATGCCTTCGGCGTCCCCGGCATCACGGTCGACACCCACTTCGGCCGGCTGGTCCGCCGCTGGAAGTGGACGGAACAGGAGGACCCGGAGAAGGTCGAGGCGGAGATCGCCGCGATCTTCCCCAAGAGCGAGTGGACGATGCTCTCGCACCGCGTCGTCTTCCACGGCCGCCGCATCTGCCACGCCCGCAAGCCCGCCTGCGGCGCCTGTCCCATCGCCCCGCTCTGCCCCTCGTACGGTGAGGGCGAGACGGACCCGGAGAAGGCCCGGAAGCTCCTGAAGTAC